A window of the Anoplolepis gracilipes chromosome 11, ASM4749672v1, whole genome shotgun sequence genome harbors these coding sequences:
- the LOC140671244 gene encoding uncharacterized protein, with amino-acid sequence MRLLKFLLRYFPPGLALEYTQGGDIKTKMIDLLDLCAGTDIRALAESIKAAEPVITESVMDQLVEALQKLQTKVCDTNAKRYYKYKTLQTHLLPVTNIAFDKLGKRCLTGSYDRTCKVWDIDSGTELFTLEGHKNVVYAVSFNNPTSDKIVTGSFDKTAKVWCSRTGHCLATMWGHDAEVVVAKFSPTQCKLATGSIDATSKIFHIETGQELGTLRGHTAEVIALHYNDDGNQIISGSFDGTVNIWDTRTFARTSVLIGHHAELSNCLYNFDCSLIASSSMDKSAKIWDVRMNSCLATLLGHDDEVLDLAFENNDKKLATVSSDTTARIWDISSNFQQLALMKGHREEVSKVCFSPNGHQLLTASLDRTARLWSVDDGSCFQQLKGHTDDVFACAFSYAGDSIITASKDNTCTIWR; translated from the exons ATGAGGTTGCTAAAATTCTTACTCCGTTATTTTCCACCAG GTCTCGCTCTAGAGTATACGCAAGGTGGTGATATCAAAACGAAAATGATCGATTTGTTAGATTTGTGTGCTgg AACGGACATAAGAGCATTAGCGGAGAGCATAAAAGCGGCTGAACCTGTAATAACCGAAAGTGTAATGGACCAGTTAGTCGAAGCTCTGCAGAAACTGCAGACTAAAGTTTGCGATACGAACGCCAAACGCTACTACAAATACAAAACCTTACAGACCCATCTTTTGCCAGTTACCAATATAGCATTCGATAAATTAGGTAAAAG ATGCTTGACAGGTAGCTATGACCGAACTTGTAAAGTTTGGGACATTGACAGTGGAACGGAGCTTTTTACTCTCGAAGGCCATAAGAACGTGGTCTACGCCGTCTCCTTCAACAATCCAACTTC AGACAAAATTGTGACTGGATCGTTTGACAAAACGGCAAAAGTTTGGTGCTCGCGGACAGGTCACTGCCTCGCGACTATGTGGGGTCACGATGCGGAAGTGGTGGTAGCTAAATTCTCACCGACGCAATGCAAGCTCGCGACTGGCTCTATCGACGCGACGTCAAAAATATTCCATATAGAAACTG GACAAGAGTTGGGTACGTTGAGGGGCCATACGGCGGAAGTTATTGCACTGCATTATAACGATGATGGAAATCAAATCATATCAGGTTCTTTCGACGGCACAGTGAACATCTGGGATACAAGAACATTTGC ACGGACGAGCGTGTTAATTGGACATCACGCGGAATTGTCCAACtgcctttataattttgactgCTCGTTAATCGCGTCATCTTCGATGGATAAAAGCGCAAAGATATGGGATGTAAGAATGAATTCTTGCCTGGCTACCTTGCTGGGACACGACGACGAAGTCTTGGATCTCGCTTTCGAGAATAATGACAAGAAACTGGCAACAGTTAGCAGCGATACCACTGCGCGAATTTGGGATATAAGTAGCAATTTCCAACAATTGGCGCTGATGAAAGGTCACCGAGAAGAAGTTTCAAaag tttgTTTCAGTCCAAACGGCCATCAACTTTTAACTGCCTCCTTGGACAGAACAGCCAGATTATGGTCCGTAGATGACGGTTCTTGTTTTCAACAGTTGAAGGGACACACCGATGATGTATTTGCTTGCGCGTTTTCGTATGCAGGCGATAGTATAATTACCGCTAGCAAAGACAATACTTGCACAATTTGGAGATGA
- the Nmdyn-d7 gene encoding nucleoside diphosphate kinase homolog 7, producing MSTDYSNRYVFEAEWYDKVACILKKFYMYYYPFDNSIELFDLKTKKTFLKRTICEGIEAKDFYIGAIVIIFSRCIKIMGYADNYTKIKLETQMQKFFVLLKPDVIDKMGEILKVIINHDFHIANMKMMQLTATEVTECYFVKDTADKMSMINYLTSGPVVGLELLGENGIARWQALVDSENCKCAFSETFNGKSEIYNSMYGSKNIEIAMQELQYFFPNVKSKKKGPKSTAILQNCTCCIIKPHAVQAKLVGTIIDDIQKAGYIITAVQQFHINLINSEEFLEIYKGVFSEYTEMVAELQSGPCIVIEVSHKNKDLNIVADFRNFCGPMDPDIARQIKPNTLRAKYGKTKVQNAIHCSDLPEDGILEVEYFFKILEG from the exons ATGTCTACAGATTATAGCAACAGATATGTATTTGAAGCTGAATGGTATGATAAAGTTGCTTGCAtcctgaaaaaattttatatgtattattatccGTTTGACAATAGTATCGAATTg TTTGACTTAAAAACAAAGAAGACATTCTTAAAAAGAACAATATGCGAAGGCATTGAAgctaaagatttttatattggtgctatagtaataatattttcaagatgtataaaaattatgggTTATGCAGATAATTATACTAAAATCAAATTGGAAACACAAATGCAAAA attttttgtacttttgaAACCAGATGTTATTGATAAAATGggtgaaatattaaaagttattataaatcatgATTTTCATATTGCAAATATGAAAATGATGCAATTAACTGCAACTGAAGTTACAGAATGCTATTTTGTAAAAGATACAGCTGATAAGAT GTCTATGATAAATTATCTTACCTCTGGTCCTGTTGTTGGTTTGGAGCTATTAGGAGAAAATGGTATAGCGAGATGGCAAGCATTAGTAGACTCAGAAAATTGTAAATGTGCTTTTTCAGAAACTTTTAATGGGaaaagtgaaatatataactCTATGTACGGATCTAAGAACATTGAAATAGCAATGCAA gaattgcaatatttctttcctaatgtaaaaagtaaaaagaaaggaCCAAAAAGTACTGCCATTCTTCAAAATTGTACCTGTTGTATTATCAAACCACATGCTGTTCAAGCAAAACTTGTTg GTACTATTATTGATGATATTCAAAAAGCAGGCTATATAATTACTGCAGTACAGCAATTTCATATTAATCTGATTAATTCTGAAGAATttctagaaatttataaaggcGTATTTTCTGAGTATACT gaaaTGGTAGCTGAATTACAGTCTGGTCCATGCATTGTTATAGAAGTTAGTCATAAAAACAAGGATTTGAACATTGTTGCTGATTTTAGGAATTTTTGTGGCCCCATGGATCCA GACATTGCACGGCAAATCAAACCGAATACGCTTAGAGCAAAATATGGAAAAACAAAAGTACAAAATGCTATACATTGTTCTGACTTGCCGGAAGATGGTATATTAGAG GTCGAATATTTCTTTAAGATACTCGAAGGATAG